A single genomic interval of Sebastes umbrosus isolate fSebUmb1 chromosome 11, fSebUmb1.pri, whole genome shotgun sequence harbors:
- the dscc1 gene encoding sister chromatid cohesion protein DCC1 has product MTVLFRESIRSFIHLKRLNRPNMRTLEEVQATLQIAKLKEEDLQTTVHCLSFGENVSSADYCLMELDDTLCKHIEAGQSLVIRGDTDERAVLCSGDKTYDLKLADTSNLLLFVPGCRTPDQLTNSQESSHVVHTQIWGFCNSYWELKKQRPKLKKLKRILMENPYEGPALGGQEENTENRYTMQDLLDRIQASEEELKTHLETIHACQIDGYWRVLDFDYEMKLLGHVSQLVDSESWSFNKVPLHTSLEELAPLEPKEMIEHCLNCYGKRYTENDQVFYALHEDKVCRGLALLLLQNFVKFNLREFQEVWQQSVPEGMSTRLDQLKSFALVDRVSRPETICLLRVDDLPEDTLERFNHLFTLKEKWTEDDITPYIQDLCGEKQTTGALLTKYARSSMQNGIKVFNSRRTVAT; this is encoded by the exons ATGACTGTTTTGTTTCGCGAATCAATAAGgagctttattcatttaaaacgTTTAAACCGACCCAACATGAGGACTTTAGAGGAGGTTCAGGCCACTCTGCAGATCGCCAAGCTGAAGGAGGAAGATCTGCAGACAACAGTCCACTGCCTGTCCTTTGGAGAAAACGTCTCATCCGCAGACTACTGCCTCATGGAGCTGGACGACACACTGTGCAAACACATAGAGGCTGGGCAAAG TCTAGTGATTCGAGGCGATACAGATGAGCGTGCGGTGCTCTGTAGCGGTGACAAGACCTACGATCTAAAATTAGCCGACACATCCAACCTGCTGTTGTTTGTACCAGGATGCAGAACACCAGACCAACTAACCAACAGCCAGGAAAGCTCTCACGTGGTGCACACTCAG ATTTGGGGATTTTGTAACAGCTACTGGGAACTGAAGAAACAGCGTCCGAAGCTGAAGAAACTGAAGAGGATTTTAATGGAGAATCCGTATGAAGGACCTGCTTTAGGGGGGCAGGAGGAGAATACAGAAAACAGG TACACAATGCAGGATCTGTTGGACAGGATCCAGGCCAGTGAAGAGGAGCTAAAGACCCACTTAGAGACCATCCATGCCTGTCAGATAGATG GCTACTGGCGCGTGCTGGACTTTGACTACGAGATGAAACTGCTCGGTCATGTGAGTCAGCTGGTAGATTCTGAGTCGTGGTCCTTCAACAAGGTTCCCCTTCACACCAGTCTGGAAGAGTTGGCTCCACTTGAGCCCAA agagatgatagagCACTGTTTGAACTGTTATGGGAAACGCTACACTGAAAACG ACCAAGTTTTTTATGCACTGCATGAGGATAAAGTATGTCGGGGCTTggcactactgctgctgcagaaCTTTGTCAAGTTCAACCTGAGAGAGTTTCAGGAAGTCTGGCAACAGAGCGTCCCAGAGGGCATGAGCACAAGACTGGACCAACTAAAG AGTTTCGCCCTGGTGGACCGCGTCTCCCGCCCAGAGACCATCTGCCTGCTGCGGGTGGACGATCTCCCAGAAGACACGCTGGAGCGCTTCAACCACCTCTTCACTCTGAAAGAGAAATGGACAGAAGATGACATCACGCCATACATACA GGACCtgtgtggagagaaacagacCACCGGAGCTCTGCTGACCAAATATGCTCGATCCTCAATGCAAAATGGGATCAAGGTCTTCAACTCCAGGAGAACTGTGGCTACATGA